One genomic segment of Chitinophaga sancti includes these proteins:
- the rimO gene encoding 30S ribosomal protein S12 methylthiotransferase RimO: MKTKTLKKDKVNIITLGCSKNMVDSEVLSGQLLANEIDVVHESAKKDHNIVVVNTCGFIDKAKEESINTILEQVELKQDGRLDKVYVTGCLSERYRGDLESEIPGVDAWFGTMELPLILKKFDADYKAELLGERLLSTPTHYAYLKIAEGCNRTCSFCAIPLMRGGHVSKPMEAIITEAEKLVNSGVKEIMLIAQELTYYGLDLYKQRKLADLLRALANVKGLEWIRLHYAYPHKFPMEVLDVMKEFPNICNYIDMPLQHAADNMLKSMKRQITRVEMEELVTAIREKVPGIALRTTLITGYPGETLEDVEELKAFLEKMRFDRVGVFTYSHEEGTSAYDLEDNIPAEEKERRAQEIMEVQQEISLEKNQEMVGKIYRVIVDKRESGRYLARTEFDSVEVDNEVIINTTRRLKPGEFVNVRITKAYDYDLEGELV, encoded by the coding sequence TTGAAGACAAAAACTTTAAAGAAAGATAAGGTCAATATTATTACGCTTGGATGTTCCAAGAACATGGTAGATTCTGAGGTACTCAGCGGACAGTTGCTTGCCAATGAAATTGATGTGGTACACGAGAGTGCTAAAAAAGATCATAATATCGTAGTGGTGAACACCTGCGGTTTTATCGATAAAGCAAAAGAGGAATCCATCAATACCATCCTTGAACAGGTAGAACTGAAACAAGACGGTCGTCTCGACAAGGTCTATGTGACCGGTTGTCTCAGTGAACGCTATCGTGGGGATCTTGAATCAGAAATTCCGGGTGTGGATGCCTGGTTTGGTACCATGGAGCTGCCGCTCATCCTCAAGAAATTTGACGCTGATTATAAAGCAGAACTGCTCGGCGAAAGATTGTTGAGTACACCTACACATTATGCCTATCTGAAAATTGCAGAAGGTTGTAACCGCACCTGCTCATTCTGTGCGATTCCTTTAATGCGCGGCGGACACGTATCCAAGCCCATGGAAGCGATCATTACAGAAGCAGAGAAACTGGTGAACTCCGGTGTGAAAGAGATCATGCTCATTGCGCAGGAACTGACTTATTATGGTCTGGATCTGTATAAGCAGCGTAAACTGGCAGATTTATTGCGCGCTTTGGCAAACGTGAAAGGATTGGAGTGGATCCGCCTGCATTATGCTTACCCGCACAAATTTCCAATGGAAGTATTGGATGTAATGAAGGAGTTCCCGAACATCTGTAATTACATCGATATGCCGCTTCAACATGCTGCAGACAATATGCTGAAATCCATGAAACGCCAGATCACCCGGGTGGAAATGGAAGAATTGGTAACAGCTATCAGGGAAAAAGTTCCCGGCATTGCACTCCGTACTACACTTATCACCGGCTATCCCGGTGAAACGCTGGAAGATGTGGAAGAACTCAAAGCCTTTCTCGAAAAGATGCGTTTCGACAGGGTAGGGGTCTTTACCTACAGCCATGAAGAAGGTACCAGTGCTTATGACCTGGAAGATAATATCCCGGCAGAAGAAAAAGAACGCAGAGCACAGGAGATCATGGAAGTACAACAGGAAATCTCTCTCGAAAAAAATCAGGAGATGGTTGGAAAGATCTACCGCGTGATCGTCGACAAAAGAGAATCAGGCCGTTATCTGGCACGTACTGAATTCGATTCGGTAGAAGTAGATAATGAAGTAATTATAAACACAACCAGGCGCCTGAAACCCGGGGAATTTGTCAATGTAAGAATTACGAAAGCTTACGATTATGACCTGGAAGGTGAGCTTGTATAA
- a CDS encoding DEAD/DEAH box helicase, with the protein MITFETLGLQEPLLKGIQDLGFVAPTPIQEKAIPVLLGGDRDFVGLAQTGTGKTAAFGLPLLQQIDIKQRHPQGLILCPTRELCLQITNDLKNFSKHLGDVSIVAVYGGSSIVQQLRDLKRGVHIVIATPGRLLDIIDRKAVNFTNVRYVVLDEADEMLNMGFQEDINSILSNTPEGKTTWLFSATMPQEVRRIAQKYMTDPFELTVGNKNSGNVNIEHEYYIVRPREKYAALKRIVDFNPEIFGIIFTRTKIESQEIAESLIRDGYDADALHGDLTQQQRDKVMKRFREKSLQVLVATDVAARGIDVDNVTHVINYELPDDVENYTHRSGRTARAGKSGISIAIISSRDIGKIRQIERVIGKKFVKAEVPDGFAVCEKQLFGLVHKVHAVTVNEEQIEPYLERIYEEFQNMSKEEIIKRFASLEFNQFLEYYQDAPDLNVKEERRTFEAGAERGARGTGKFTRLFINLGSVDDFTRGDMLRYLCDTSGVRGNKIGRIDLKGVYSFFEVENDVVDKFQETFKKAEYNGRSVRIEMSQDGDRRRSGGPGGGGRSREDGGGRRRWEGSGSGSGAAGSRPGFKKRY; encoded by the coding sequence ATGATAACATTTGAAACATTAGGCTTACAAGAGCCCCTTTTAAAAGGAATCCAGGACCTCGGATTCGTAGCGCCTACACCAATACAGGAAAAAGCTATTCCTGTTCTATTGGGCGGAGATAGAGACTTCGTAGGTTTAGCCCAGACGGGCACAGGTAAAACGGCAGCATTTGGCCTGCCTTTGTTACAGCAGATAGATATTAAACAGCGTCACCCTCAGGGGCTTATATTATGCCCTACCCGTGAACTGTGCCTGCAAATCACCAATGACCTGAAGAATTTCAGCAAGCACCTGGGAGATGTAAGCATCGTAGCGGTATATGGCGGTTCCAGCATTGTACAGCAATTGCGCGACCTGAAGAGAGGCGTACACATCGTGATAGCTACTCCTGGTCGTTTGCTGGATATTATTGACCGTAAAGCGGTTAATTTCACAAACGTACGTTATGTTGTACTGGATGAAGCAGATGAAATGCTGAACATGGGTTTCCAGGAAGACATCAACAGTATTCTTTCCAACACTCCTGAAGGAAAAACCACCTGGTTGTTCTCCGCTACTATGCCACAGGAAGTACGCCGTATCGCTCAGAAATACATGACCGATCCGTTCGAACTGACTGTAGGTAACAAGAACAGCGGTAACGTCAATATCGAGCACGAATACTACATCGTGCGTCCCCGTGAAAAATATGCGGCGCTGAAACGTATCGTGGATTTCAACCCTGAGATCTTCGGTATCATCTTCACCCGTACTAAAATAGAATCACAGGAAATCGCAGAATCACTGATCCGTGATGGTTACGACGCCGATGCGCTGCACGGTGACCTGACCCAGCAACAGCGTGATAAAGTGATGAAGCGCTTCCGCGAAAAATCACTGCAGGTACTGGTAGCAACTGACGTTGCTGCTCGTGGTATCGACGTTGACAACGTAACACACGTTATCAACTACGAACTGCCTGATGACGTAGAAAACTACACGCACCGTTCCGGTCGTACCGCACGTGCCGGTAAATCAGGTATCTCTATTGCTATCATCAGCAGCCGTGATATCGGTAAAATCCGTCAGATCGAACGCGTGATCGGTAAGAAATTTGTGAAAGCTGAAGTGCCAGATGGTTTTGCAGTATGTGAAAAACAACTGTTTGGCCTGGTGCATAAAGTTCACGCCGTAACTGTAAACGAAGAGCAGATTGAACCATACCTGGAACGTATATATGAAGAGTTCCAGAACATGAGCAAAGAAGAGATCATCAAACGTTTCGCTTCTCTTGAGTTCAATCAGTTCCTGGAATATTACCAGGATGCACCTGATCTGAACGTGAAGGAAGAAAGACGTACTTTCGAAGCTGGTGCTGAACGTGGTGCACGTGGTACTGGTAAGTTCACCCGCCTGTTCATCAACCTGGGTTCAGTAGATGACTTTACCCGTGGCGATATGCTGCGCTACCTGTGCGATACCAGTGGCGTACGTGGTAACAAGATCGGTCGTATTGATCTGAAAGGTGTTTACTCCTTCTTTGAAGTAGAAAACGATGTAGTAGATAAATTCCAAGAGACTTTCAAGAAGGCTGAGTACAATGGTCGCAGCGTGAGAATTGAAATGTCACAGGATGGTGATCGTCGCAGAAGCGGTGGCCCGGGTGGCGGAGGTCGCAGCCGTGAAGACGGTGGTGGCAGACGTCGTTGGGAAGGTAGCGGCAGCGGTAGTGGAGCAGCAGGTTCACGCCCAGGATTTAAGAAGAGATATTAA
- the glgB gene encoding 1,4-alpha-glucan branching protein GlgB: MTKENTHQLQPVEPFSLFSEQDITLFQEGKHPHLYEKFGSHQTTFQGVNGTYFAVWAPNATYLSVIGDFNDWDQHRHHLYPRWDKSGIWEGFIPQVEAGVCYKYFIRSNSGEELRKGDPYANYWELRPKTASITWELDYKWNDSSWMKTRGQHNSLQSPYSVYELHLGSWQRPDPNNHEVFYNYGEIAAKLIPYVEEMGFTHVELMPVMEHPFDGSWGYQGTGYYAPTSRYGTPQEFMAFIDAFHQAGIGVILDWVPSHFPYDEHGLFRFDGSHTYEYADMRKGFHPDWNSYIFNYARNEVRSFLLSNAIFWLDKFHADGLRVDAVASMIHLNYSREAGAWEPNEHGGEENLEAISFLKNMNETIYSLFPDVQTIAEESTSFYGVSRPVFMGGLGFGMKWMMGWMNDTLAFFKRDPYYRKFHQDQLTFSIAYAFTENFMLPLSHDEVVHGKSPMLYKMPGDDWQKFANLRLMYSYMFTHPGTKLLFMGDEFGQTSEWNYKSQLDWHLMEHSSHQGLKGFVKALNHLYKTEPALYIKQFEYYGFEWVNVSDYDNSVLSYLRKGMQDSDDILVVLNMTPIAREDYLLGMNEGGSWEEILNSDAPAFFGSGVINTAVVKATEQSYNGKDYTLLLRLPPLGAAIFKKV, encoded by the coding sequence ATGACTAAAGAAAACACGCATCAATTACAGCCCGTAGAGCCCTTTTCTCTCTTTTCTGAACAAGACATTACATTGTTTCAGGAGGGCAAACACCCGCATCTTTATGAAAAATTTGGCTCCCATCAAACCACGTTTCAGGGGGTCAATGGTACGTATTTCGCCGTTTGGGCGCCAAATGCGACGTACTTGTCCGTGATAGGAGACTTCAATGACTGGGACCAGCATCGTCACCATTTGTACCCCAGATGGGACAAATCGGGGATTTGGGAAGGATTCATTCCGCAGGTAGAAGCAGGGGTATGCTACAAATATTTTATCCGTTCCAATTCAGGGGAGGAACTGCGCAAGGGGGATCCTTATGCTAACTACTGGGAACTGCGCCCCAAAACGGCTTCTATTACCTGGGAGCTGGATTACAAGTGGAACGACAGCAGCTGGATGAAGACAAGGGGGCAGCACAATAGTCTGCAGAGTCCATATTCAGTATACGAATTACATTTAGGTAGCTGGCAGCGGCCAGATCCGAATAATCACGAGGTATTTTACAATTACGGCGAAATAGCTGCAAAATTGATCCCATATGTAGAGGAAATGGGTTTTACCCATGTGGAACTGATGCCGGTAATGGAGCACCCTTTTGATGGTTCGTGGGGGTACCAGGGTACGGGGTATTATGCACCTACTTCCCGATATGGTACACCGCAGGAATTCATGGCGTTTATAGATGCGTTTCACCAGGCAGGTATCGGTGTGATACTGGATTGGGTACCTTCGCATTTTCCATATGATGAGCATGGGTTGTTCCGTTTTGATGGCAGTCATACGTATGAATATGCCGATATGCGGAAAGGGTTTCATCCGGACTGGAACAGTTACATCTTCAACTATGCGCGCAATGAAGTGCGGTCTTTCTTATTGAGCAATGCCATATTCTGGCTTGATAAATTTCATGCAGATGGGTTACGTGTGGATGCTGTTGCGTCGATGATCCATTTGAATTATTCACGCGAAGCAGGAGCATGGGAACCCAATGAGCATGGGGGAGAGGAGAACCTGGAAGCGATTTCTTTTCTGAAGAATATGAATGAGACCATCTATTCACTCTTTCCGGATGTGCAGACGATCGCTGAGGAGTCTACTTCTTTTTACGGGGTGTCAAGACCCGTGTTCATGGGTGGATTGGGATTTGGGATGAAATGGATGATGGGCTGGATGAATGATACACTGGCGTTTTTTAAACGGGATCCTTACTACAGGAAGTTTCATCAGGATCAGCTCACATTTAGTATCGCCTATGCATTTACGGAGAACTTTATGTTGCCATTAAGTCATGATGAAGTGGTGCATGGAAAATCGCCGATGTTGTATAAGATGCCGGGTGATGACTGGCAGAAATTTGCGAACCTGCGATTGATGTATAGTTATATGTTTACGCATCCGGGTACGAAGTTGTTGTTTATGGGTGATGAGTTTGGGCAAACATCGGAATGGAATTATAAATCACAGCTGGACTGGCATTTGATGGAACATTCGTCACATCAGGGTTTGAAAGGATTTGTAAAGGCATTGAATCATTTGTATAAGACAGAGCCGGCATTGTACATTAAGCAGTTTGAGTATTATGGATTTGAGTGGGTGAATGTGTCGGATTATGATAATAGTGTGCTGTCATATTTAAGAAAAGGCATGCAGGATTCGGATGATATATTAGTCGTATTAAATATGACGCCGATAGCGAGAGAGGATTATTTGCTGGGGATGAATGAAGGGGGCAGCTGGGAAGAAATATTGAATAGTGATGCGCCGGCGTTTTTTGGCAGTGGAGTCATTAATACCGCTGTGGTGAAAGCAACAGAGCAGTCGTATAATGGAAAAGATTATACACTGTTATTACGACTGCCGCCCCTGGGTGCTGCAATATTTAAAAAAGTATAG
- a CDS encoding DUF4382 domain-containing protein has product MKTYLRTSGWGLATLVLLAVVVYSCKKDNSSSSTGLGANQQRLNIYLADDPGSRFDNVFLDIKSIQVLVDTCDGANGKGKGNDNGGDDDWGNDYNRCHWGEDKNDRDDSCKVWDSLAISPGVYDVLTLRNGADTLLSEGVVPVGKVRRIQINLGANSYVVKDSVQYPLKAANGQVKLIVNIRPEEWEEYQSGNYRLWLDFDVDRSIVQTGNGKFILRPVIHVFLVSETGSISGKVTPYEAYPVLTVYNDTDTAYALPWKNGEWKIRGLNTGTYNVYVNASNGYADTTITGVKIETGKNTSVDAIKLSK; this is encoded by the coding sequence ATGAAGACCTATCTCCGCACTTCCGGATGGGGGCTAGCCACGTTAGTATTGTTGGCTGTAGTCGTATATTCCTGTAAAAAGGATAACTCCAGTTCATCCACAGGCCTCGGCGCAAACCAGCAAAGACTGAACATTTATCTGGCAGATGATCCAGGTAGCCGCTTTGACAATGTATTTCTGGACATCAAATCAATTCAGGTATTAGTAGACACCTGCGATGGTGCAAATGGCAAAGGGAAAGGCAATGACAATGGCGGTGACGACGACTGGGGTAATGATTACAACCGTTGTCACTGGGGAGAAGATAAAAACGACCGTGATGATTCCTGCAAAGTATGGGATTCTCTGGCAATTTCTCCAGGCGTGTACGATGTACTCACCCTGCGTAACGGCGCCGATACTTTACTTTCTGAAGGTGTAGTGCCTGTGGGTAAAGTAAGGAGAATCCAGATCAACCTGGGTGCGAACAGCTACGTCGTAAAAGATAGCGTACAGTATCCGCTGAAGGCTGCAAATGGCCAGGTAAAACTGATAGTGAATATCCGTCCTGAAGAATGGGAAGAATACCAGAGCGGTAACTACCGCCTGTGGCTGGACTTCGACGTAGATCGTTCTATCGTTCAAACTGGTAATGGTAAGTTTATACTGCGTCCTGTAATCCACGTATTCCTGGTATCAGAAACAGGTAGTATTTCTGGTAAAGTAACTCCTTATGAAGCTTATCCGGTACTGACTGTGTACAATGATACAGATACAGCTTATGCTTTACCATGGAAGAATGGTGAGTGGAAAATCAGAGGGCTGAACACAGGTACTTACAATGTGTATGTAAACGCATCAAATGGATATGCTGATACTACAATTACTGGTGTTAAGATTGAGACCGGTAAAAATACATCGGTAGATGCGATTAAACTGAGTAAGTAG
- a CDS encoding phosphatase PAP2 family protein: MKSAIRQLQFFLIPYSVLFTIALTLKIIFTREEIYFFVNGLHFPAGDVFFKYVTEMGGATTACSIVLILLFVRYRYSLLLASSYLLTSLINFPLKYIVGAPRPKLYFTDSPHAIYYVPDVEVLSNHFSFPSGHTVCAFTTAVVLTFIRPRKWYGYIYFLLAVLVAYSRIYLSQHFFEDVTAGSFEAVVVVTCWIAWFNNRAFFRHPGWEGALSRKD; encoded by the coding sequence ATGAAATCTGCCATCCGCCAATTACAATTCTTCCTCATCCCTTATTCAGTTCTCTTTACCATCGCGCTTACCCTCAAGATTATTTTCACAAGAGAAGAAATATACTTTTTCGTTAATGGATTGCACTTCCCTGCCGGAGATGTGTTTTTCAAATATGTAACAGAAATGGGTGGGGCTACTACTGCTTGCTCAATCGTATTGATCCTGTTATTTGTTAGATACCGATACAGTTTATTACTGGCCAGCAGTTACCTGCTGACCAGTTTGATAAATTTTCCTTTGAAATATATAGTGGGCGCACCACGACCAAAATTGTATTTCACCGATTCACCTCATGCTATTTACTATGTACCAGATGTAGAAGTGCTCTCGAATCATTTCAGTTTTCCGTCAGGACATACTGTGTGCGCATTCACCACAGCAGTGGTCTTGACTTTCATTAGACCCCGCAAGTGGTATGGGTATATTTACTTCCTGCTGGCAGTACTGGTAGCTTATTCCAGAATATACCTCAGTCAGCATTTCTTTGAAGATGTGACAGCTGGTTCGTTTGAAGCAGTAGTAGTAGTGACCTGTTGGATTGCCTGGTTTAATAATCGTGCTTTCTTCCGGCACCCTGGTTGGGAAGGTGCGCTAAGCAGGAAAGATTAG
- a CDS encoding KGG domain-containing protein: MAAEQNNHFTQEQEKLEREHSHEHNHGHDQHGSNAHQGHNSEAEDKPKSETPSRKDKRGFASMDASMQRAIASKGGRAAHAQGVAHEFNSAEAREAGRKGGVAVSRNRQHMAEIGKKGGEAAHNKRKKAQQQQNAE; encoded by the coding sequence ATGGCTGCAGAACAAAACAATCACTTCACCCAGGAACAAGAAAAACTCGAAAGGGAGCATTCGCACGAGCACAATCATGGACATGATCAACATGGAAGTAATGCTCACCAGGGTCACAATTCTGAAGCAGAAGACAAACCCAAATCAGAAACTCCAAGCCGAAAAGATAAACGTGGTTTTGCCTCAATGGATGCATCCATGCAGCGGGCGATAGCCAGTAAAGGCGGTCGTGCTGCACATGCGCAGGGGGTAGCCCATGAGTTTAATTCTGCTGAGGCACGCGAAGCCGGCCGTAAAGGCGGTGTAGCTGTAAGCCGGAACAGACAGCATATGGCCGAAATAGGTAAGAAAGGCGGAGAAGCAGCGCACAATAAAAGAAAAAAAGCACAACAGCAACAGAACGCTGAGTAA